TGCCTTTTTCACCTCGGCGAGATACTTCAGACAAAAAAGCATGCCTCGGCTATCTTTGTATTCTCTGGTGCAGTTGAGACCGTTAACCAGGCGCGTTTCAGCTTCGACAAACTGTTTCTGCTGCATTAAGATCGCAGCCATCCTGACGCTGCTGAAGTAGAAAGGGCGCTTCAAGCCGGATTGTTCGGCAATTTGGTTGGCAAGGAGATAGCAATCGTAAGCTGGGGCAAGTTCTCCGGTAACGCACTGAATTTCAGCTTGATAGTAGTAAATTTGGAACTGGCGATAGGGGGCATTAGGTATAGTAGCTAGGATCTGCTTGCCGCGATCGATCCAGCTTTGGGCTAGCTCTAGATTAGCAGCGAGATCGCCATTTTTCGGGTGCTGGCGGATGTAGAGAGCAGCAATATACATTGCTAGATCGAATTGAACTTCCACTTTGAGATGCTCTTGCATTTCCCACGCTTCTAAAGCTAGAGAAATTGCTTTGGCGCTAGCATCGCTTTCGTCAATGAAGGCTAGGGTATAGCTGTTGTGGTACTTGAGTTCGGCAACGATGGCTAAATCTTCTCTTTCTTGGGCGGCTGACTCAAGCCAGGAGAGCCATTGTTGGCGATCTTGCCAATAGCCGTTGAGAAGCGTGAAACCTTTGAGGCATTGCCAAAAATGCACGACACTTTCGTAATCTTGCTGCTGGATACACCAATCTACTACAGAGCGCAGATTTAGCCATTCGCGGCTTAAAAGCCCATCTTCTTGCCATTCTTGCCAGTAAATAGTATTGTAGGGTGCGGCGAAGTCTAAATACCAATTGAGCCAGCGATCGCGCAGGGTTTGAGCAAGTTCTGGTTGTTGGCTGAGTTCCCGCAACACGTATTCTTGAGTTAGAGAATGCAGGTGATATCGCTCTGGGGTGAGGGAAAAGGTCAGGGTTCTGCGGTATAGTTCTTGCAAACTTGGGGCGATCGCATCTCGGTTAATGTCAGAACCGATGGTATGGGCGATCGCCTCGGTACTAGCTCCATCTGGAAATAGAGACAGGCTCAACAGCAGTTGATAAGCTACAGCATCGGGGATGGCTTTGAGTTGGCTGACGACTCGTTCAAAGCAATACAGAGCTAGATCGGTGTTTGCCAAAGATTTTTTGGGAACCATCTCTTCGCTAATAGAAAGAGAACCGACAAGGTAGGTAATGGCTAAGGGCAAGCCTTTAGCAATGCGGCGAATGAGGCTAATTTGGGATGCTGTGATTTTTACATCTTGTTTTTCGCCTAAACGTTGGTTCGCGAATTGGTGCTTAATTAGTTCGATACTTTCGTCTACGTCTAAAGGTTCAAGCGCGATCGCTTCTCCCCCTAAGCCCAAGCGTACTCGACTGCCGATAATAACTTTGACGGTGGGTGGCAAACAAGCAAGAAAACCTATGATATCAGACGGTTCGGCAATATTTTCAATATTATCGACGATAATTAGGGTAGGTCGCTCGGCGAGGAGGTCTTGCAAACAGAGGATTTGCTCTTCAATGTCTGATGGCAGATCGCCCGCGCCATCTAGGGTGCGGAATATTACTTGCAATAAGTCTCTTAAGTTGCGTTCGGCAATGAAGCGACGGGTGAGGTGAGTGCCGAGGAATTGTTGGGATTGGGCGGAACTGAAGATAATTGACTGGAAATTGGAATCTACTAGGCAGCGATAGGCGGTTTCTAGGGCAAGGGTGGTTTTACCGACACCAGCCATGCCCTCAATGGGGATAATCTGCTGGCGATTTCCGGCAAGCAGGCTGAGCAGGCGCTCTAATTCGGCGCGATGTCCGATGAATTTGGTGTGGCGGCGCTGGGGTAGGTTGTGGCGGGGTGGTGCGGTGGTAGGTGCGATGTTGTAGGTTTGGTTCCAGTGGTGAGCAAAGGCGCGGAGATTCAGGGAGATATAGTCAGCTTGGGTGGGAGGATGCCAGAATTTAAGGGTGAATTTCCACTCTCTGATACCCTGATACTTTCCCTGGCTGTTTTTGGGGCGTTCGTCGATGAGGATCTCCAAGCGATCGCGCAGAATCGAGATCAGGAGATATCTGAGGTGGAGTTTCTGTTCCGATTGGGTGCGCGAGTGAGTTTCTTTGGGCAGGAATTCTATCAGTTGGGCGATCGCTCCTGAGATTTTAAGGCGGTTTTGCTCCCATTTAGGGGTGATTTTTTTCCCTGTTCTTTGGTTTAATTGCGCGTCATAATTCAGAATACCAGCTATAAAAAATTCGATCTCTTCTTTAATTTCTTGGGTAGGTTTTTTGAGTGGCATTTTATCTAGTGAGGGAAAATTGGGAATATGTATTTTAATAAAAAGTGTTATACAGAAAGCTTTTGAGAAAAAGATATGAAAGTTTGAAATTATCAGTCATATCTTTTAAAGTGTTGATATAGAGAAAGGCAAGCAACACTTAGAAGCTTAATTTCAATTTAATAATTAAGCGAAGGTGGATGGTTGAAATTGGTGTTGATGGCAGTTTTAAATAGCGATTAAATTGTCTATTTTACCCAATCGCCTGCCGAGGATCTTAATTTGGTGATGAAAACTTATTAGTAATGGAAGGAGGAAGGTAAAGGTTAGAAAATTGTTGAGACGAAGTGCGATCGCAGTTTCATTATCTGAGAAACGAGGGTCATCAAAATGACCAAGATACTTTATGTGGATATGGATGGCGTTTTAGTTGATTTCGATTCGGCTAAAGAACGTCTCGATATCAATATATTGCAAGAGTATGCAGGGAGATTAGATGAAGTACCTGGAATCTTTTCCTTGATGGAACCGATGCCAGATGCGATCGCTTCTTTTATTACTTTAACGCAACACTTTGACACATATATTCTTTCGACTTCGCCTTGGGAAAATGATTCGGCTCTTGGCGATAAGTTGCGATGGGTGAAGCAGTATTTGGGACAGTTTGGATACAAAAGATTGATTCTGACGCATCACAAACATCTCAACATTGGCGATTACTTAATTGACGATCGCACGACTAATGGAGTCGAGCAATTTATCGGGGAGCATATTCATTTTAGATCTGATAAGTTTCCAGATTGGCGATCGGTTTTGGACTATTTAGTTGGCGGTGCAGCTAATGCTTAATTGCCTAATAAGTAAGTGGGCACAATTAAACACAAACAGATTGTAGGGGCGGGTTTAGCCAAGATGAAGTAGGTGTAACAGTTTCCGCTTATCCAAAACCCGCCCAGCCAACATAGTTTAATTACGCCGCTCTACTTAATTCACGCGGGCAATTTTAATTAACCTCTGTACTAGTTCGCTATCAAACTTTGTCTAACTTCTACAAGATTGTAAAAATATATGACTGAAAATATCATGATTACATTTTATATACAAAATAGTTGCGATTTAAAGCTAAGTTCTTTTAAGCTGTATAGTTATTGATTATCGACAACTATTCATTCAAGAATCTCTTGAAGTTTGAAGGTTTATTCTCTCTAGCTGGACTTAATTAGCGATTGTAAATGTAATATGGGAACCCCTAAAGCTAGATTTTTTCGTAAGTGCATAGTGCTGTTGAGCTTAGTTTTTTTATCTTTAAATGCGGGTATAGCAGAGGCTAAGTATAAACCTAAAGGACAAAAACCCCCGAAAGATTCTTCTATTTCTACGGGGACGAGAAGTGGATGCGATACGCAAATTACTCTGTTGGCACCCCAAGTTTATGTAGGTCAAACCTCTTCTACTCGTCCTAAATTGGTTTGGAATTTGAGCAGCAATTCTAGTACGGATGAGGATAAGACTTACGACCTGATCTTGACTATTTTTGAGATTCTTCCAGATAAGCGTAAAATTATGCGGGTTAAACCCATAGAATTTCAGGCGCGTGCGGGTATCGTGCAACAGTCTTTGACTGGGGAGCAAGTCGATTTAGAGGTAGGAAAAACTTATCTATGGCAGGTGGCAAGTCCTTGCAGTGGCGGTAATTATAACGTCCACGAGGCAGAAATAGAAGTGACTGCAATGCCATCGGAATTGAAAAAGAGACTTTTGGCAGTGAAAGATCCGGTGACTAAGGCAAATCTCTATGCTGAAGAAGGGTATTGGTATGAGGCTTTAGCTGAGACTATACCTCCTGCTGGGCAGCCTGGAGCAGATTTTTCAGCTTTATTTCAGGTGGGGCGATCGCTGTTAGGAGATTTGGCGGAAGCCGAAAAAGAGTTTGTGGCTTTCAAAAAGAGTGAAGGTAAGTTAACTGCTGAAGAGGAATCAGCAGTGCAGGAAAAAGCCAAGGTTGTTACCAATCCACCTAGAAGGGGGTGGGGTATGTAGCGCCATCTCAGTAAACTTTCCTATGCCAACTTTTCTGTAAGGTTCAGTTTATCTAAAGCTGTATCTAATTCAGTTGAATTCAACGATTTCAGCTAGGTTTGTTGTGGCAAAAATTGACCGTATACAAATGACTTCGACTGTCACAGAAGTATTAATTGAGGAACCCCATGAATTTTAAATTTAAATTCTTTCGTCTTTCTTCTCTGGTAACTGCATTGGCTGTAGTCGCACCTTCAGTTGCTGTAGCCAACCCCGCTCTTATTAATAGCTTAGAAAAGACGAATGCGGTGGTAGTCAAAGAACGGGGAACGGGAAAAGTAAGATTTATTGGTAGTAATTCTCCTAACGGAATTCAACCTTTTGGGCAAGCACGAAGAGCGATCGGTAATGACCGAGAAAATGCTAGGAGTTTTGTGAGAACATATGCTCCTTCTTTTGGAGTTAGCAATTCAGACAGAGATTTAACTGAGTTTAAATCTTTTAAAACTGATGGGTTACCTACAGTTAAATACCAACAGCGTTACAACAATATTCCGATTTGGGGAGCAGAGGTTAATGTTAACTTAGATCGGAGTGGTAATCTTTTATCAATGGGGGGAGAAACGGTCACGGTTGGGAATATAGATACTAATCCTAAAGTGACTAAAGCTAAAGCGATTAGTACAGCCTTAAGAAGTGTAGCTAAAGAGTATAAAGTTAGTGAATCGGAACTGAAGGTTTCGGAATCGGAATTAAAAATATATCAACCAGGAATTGTAGATCCCGCAACTGGTAAAGCTAAGTTAGTTTGGTTTGTCAAAATTGTTAGTAAAAAGCTCTTGCCTATCGAACAAATTGTGTTAGTTGACGCTCAAAATCCAGATAGCATAGTTTTGACTTTTAACAACACCCATGATGCTCGAAATCGAGGAACATATTACACTCCAGACAATTACTATGCGTATTTAGCTTGTAATGAAACTAATAGAACTAGCAATTGCGTTTCACCTCCAGGAACTAGTGACATATCTAAAGCACACACATATGCAGGTGATGCCTATAATTTTTATCAGAGATATCACAGACGAGATAGCATCGATGGCTTTGGCATGGCTATTATAACTGTAATTGACTACTCAAATCCGTACTGTCGTGATGCAAAATGGCTGCAAACTTATATGTATTTCTGTGGAAGATTTTCTTTAGCCGATGATATAGTTGCTCATGAATACACTCATGGAGTTACTCAGTATACTTCTGGTCTAATATATGAATTTGAACCAGGCGCAATTAATGAATCTTTTTCCGATCTTTGGGGAGAGTTTGTAGATCAAACAAATGGAAAAGGTAGTGATGCTGCTTCACTACGTTGGAAGCTAGGTGAGGACGCTCCTGGCGGTGCAGAGAGAGATATGAAAAATCCCTTTAAATCAAAGCTCCGTCAACCAGATAAAATGACTAGTCCTGACTACTATCTAGGTTCTTTTTCTTATGATAATGGCGGGGTACATATTAATAGTGGAGTCAACAATAAAGCGGTCTATTTGATGACAGATGGAGGATTTTTTAATGGCAGAACTGTTACCGGAATTGGTATAAATAAGGTTGCCCAAATATACTACCGCGCACAAACTAGATTGCTTACTTCAGGTACTAGGTATTACCAATTGTATAATTACATTAATCAAAGTTGTAATAGTTTAATTGGCACTTCTGGAATTACTGCTAGTAACTGCGCTCAAGTGAAAAATGCATTATTAGCAGTGGAAATGCATATTAGAAGATACTGATTTTCTGGGCAATAAACTGGCGGTAGGGTAGGCTTTCACCGATTGGCTTCAACTTAAGATTTAAACGGTTTCTAAGCCTCAATTTCACCCACAACCGCCAGGGGTTGAAAACCCCTGTCTCATAGCTAAAGTCCTCTAAAGAGGACTCTAAGAGTTATTTCAGTCCACTTAAGTGGACTTGGGCTATTAGCCGTGAACTTGAGTTCGCGGCGGGGTAAGGGTTTCGCGTTAAGTTGACCAAAACAAACGACACAAATAGAAAATAAGAATATGAAAAATACACAGCTAAAAAGCAATTGGCAACTACACATCGCCTGCATCACCACCTCAACCATCCTTAGCTCTGCACCCGTACTAGCTCAACTTATACCAGACAAAACTCTAGGAACTGAAAACTCTACCGTCAATCAGATAAACCCAACTACTCAACGCATCGATGGGGGAGCGATTCGTGCTTCTAACCTATTTCACAGCTTCCAAGAATTCAACGTTGCACCAGGAAAGGGAGTTTACTTCAGCAACCCCGTTGGAATTGAAAACATCCTCACTCGCGTTACGGGGGGCAATCCTTCTAATATCTTTGGCAAACTGGGAGTTTTTGGAGATAGCAACCTATATCTAATTAATCCCAATGGCATTATGTTTGGAGCTAATGCTTCGTTAGATATTAAAGGCTCTTTTTTAGCGACTACAGCACCAGGAATTAAGTTAGGAGAAAATGGATTTTTTAGCGCAGTCAATCCCAATCAAAGTCAGTTACTATCCGTCAATCCCCAAGTAGTCTTTGCCAATAACTTGAGTAACCCGCAAGCTGAGATAGTTAATCGAGGAAATTTAGAAGTAGGCAAAGATTTAACCCTACAAGGAACTAACTTAGACTTACAAGGACAACTGTTAGCTAAAGGTAACTTGACACTGCAAGCAGTAGATACAGTGAAGATGACGGATAGCATCAATAACCCATTTATTGCAGCATCGTGGGGCGATTTGTTGGTACAGGGAAATAAAGGAGTTGAGATATCGGCATTAAATCATCCAGAGAGTGGGTTGTTTGCAGGTAGAGATTTGGTATTGCGCTCTGATGAAACAGTGGTAGGAGACGCGCATTTTTGGAGTGGAGGGAGTTTTCAGGTACAGAAGTTGGATGGAAGTTTGGGAGGATTGCACAGTCCAAAAGATCCAGTTATTCGCACTACTGGAGATGTTTTTATTGGTGCTTATCAAGGTGGGTCTTTACACATTATTGCTGGGGGGAAAGTAGAAATACCTGGTTATATTTTAATAACAGGAGCAGATCCACAATTTGGTTTGGGAGAAACTATTACATTATCTAGCGGTCAACAAATTAACATTGATGGTAAAAACAAGCCTACTGTAGATATTCGTGCTGGAGTCAGCCCAGATTCTATCGGTACACCTTTCTTTCAGGGAAATGGCATTTTCTTGAATCCTACTTCTTTCCCCGTTACACCTACAAGTGCTGATATTACTGTTGGAACTATCTTATTTAATGCCGATCCTTTTAACTTAAGTCAGAAGATCGCAGGAGATGTTCTGTTAACTAATCAATATCGACCAAATCCTCTTCTACAAGGTAATATAACAGCCTATTATTCTCAAGCTGGTTTTATAGCAATAGAAACTGGTTCGGTTGATAGTGGTGGTAGAGTAATTATTGATTCAAGAGATCAGATTACAATTCGAGGAATTGTTGACTCTTCTGCTTCTGGTAAAATCGGAAAAGGAGGAGATGTTTTAATTTATAGTGCAGGTGATACTTCTCTACTTGGCGCTCAGATTAAAGTAGCAAGTGGTCAAGGAGGTAATATTAATGTTAAAGCCAAGAACCTTAATGTTAGTGGTAGTTTACTTCAGGCAGGAATTGGACAAGGACAGGGATTTGAAGGTGGTGAGGCAGGCGAGATTAAACTAGATATTGCTGAAAATACTGTAATAGATACTAGCCTTATTGCTAATGGCATCCTGCCTTTCGGCACAGCTAAAAAGTCTGGTGCTACTATCATAAATACTGGTAATTTAAGTTTGATTAATGGCGCTAAAGTCAACTCAAATACAACAGGTAAGGGAGAGGCTGGAGCTATTCAAATTACTGCCAGAGGTAGTATCACGATGACTGGTAATTCTCCTTTACTTGGGTCTAGTGCCATATCTGCTCAAGTTCAGAAAACAGGAGAAGGAAAAGGCGGAGACATAACAATAAATACTTCTAATTTAACTCTAGAAAAGGGAGCGAATATAGATGCAAGTACATTGGGATTGGGAGATAGTGGTTCTATTAAAATAATAGCAAGTGGTGATATAAATGTAATAGGACAATCTTCCTTACCACAAGAAAATTTCGCCCAAAGTGGAATTACTAGCCAAGTACAATCTACTGGAAAAGGAAATAGCGGAGGCATCATAATAAATGCATCTAATTTAACTCTAAAAGATGGTGGGAGAATTGATGCAAGCACGTTAGCAAGTACAACTACACCAGGAAAAGGAAACGCTGGTGCTGTTGATGTCACCGTTGAAGATAGCATTCTGATTACAGGTGAATCTTCTACAGGTAACATCAGTGAAATAAGTAGTCAGGTAAAAACGGGAACAGAAGGATCGGGAAATAGTGACGGGATTGTAGTTAATACCTCTAATCTAACACTTGAAAATGGTGGAGCGATTCAGACTAACACTTTGGGTAAAGGAAATGCAGGATCGATTCAAGTTACTGCCACTGATAATATTACTATTGCAGGTGAAGCCAGAATAAACAAAAGGTTTGTCAGTAGAATATCTAGCCAGGTGAATGAAGATGGAGAACAGAAAGGAATAGGAAACAGTGGAAAAATTAGTATTGATACTTCTACTTTGAACATTGAAGGTGGAGGAAGTATTTCTGCTAACACCTTTTCTTTAGGAAGTGCAGGGGAAATAAGAATTAGCGCCACAGACAACCTTACTATCTCAGGAGAATCTTCCGATGGTTTTGGTAGTAATATATCGAGTCAGGTTAGACAGAAAGCTGAAGGAAATAGTGGTGGAATAGTAATTTATACATCTATTTTAACTCTTGAAAATGGGGGATTTATTGATGCTACTACAGATGCGATAGGAAGTTCTGGAAAAGTGCAGATTGAGGCTGAAAACATCACTTTAAAAGGTAAAACTAGCCGAGGAATTGGTAGTGCTATTGGCAGTCAAGCTGAGGTAACAGCAGAAGGTAGTAGTCAGGGGATTGAAATTAATACGACTAATCTCAGTTTGCAGGATGGAGCTTTCATTTCTGCTAGTAGTGCAAACACCAGTGATGCAGGAAATATTCTCATCGAAAGTTTAGGAACTGTAAGTCTTAACGATAGCGATATCCGTACCACTAGCGATCGCTCTTCTGGTGGTGCTATTAATATTAATGCTGCTAACATCCGTCTCCGAGGCGATAGCGACATCCGCACCAACGTGGCTAACGGTGCAGGAGGTGGCGGTAACATTACCGTCAACGCAGATTCCATCATCGCCTTCGATGATAGCGACATCCTAGCTTTTGCTCAAGATGGCAAAGGAGGCGACATCACCTTCAACACGCCAGTCTTCTTTGGAGATAGCTTCCGCCCAGCACCAGATGGTACTCCACCCCTTACCCTAGATAACAACGGGTTTGTTGATGTCAATGCTAGCGGTGCCGTTTCTGGGAATATTGCCCTTCCCAACCTAGATTTCGTCCGCAACAGCCTCACCGACTTACCAGAAAACGTCGTCGATACCGACTCCATCATCGCTAATAGCTGCGTAGTTCCCAACGCTCAAGAAACGGGAAGTTTCGTCATTACAGGTTCTGGAGGCTTGCCCTTGCGCCCTGGAGATGCCACAGTCTCCGAATATCCCACCGGAAAGGTACGGGCAATTCCTGAAGGTAATTCTAGTAACACGCAAGTTGTGGAACCGCAGGGAGTCTATCGCTTGCCTAACGGTAACTTAGTTTTGAGTCGCAGATGCGAGTAATTTTCAAACATTTAAGGATTTCCAGGGAAACCAAATAATTTCGCTATTCCGCCTAATAGAGCCACAATTAATCCAATAATTACACCTCTGTTCACGAATTCCTGGAAATCCAACCGCTTCCCCAATCCATCGATTTGGGCTTCTAGTTTCTGTTCTACTCCGTCTAGTTTAGCTTCCAGCCTCGCCTGACCGACTTTAAGTTCACTAACATCTTGTTGGATGCTATCTAGCTTCTGCTCGAACTTTTCATCAAGTTTGTCTAGCTTATGCTCAAACTTTTCATCAAGTTTACCGATTTGCTGCTCTAATCTATCGAATTTGGACTCAATTCTTTCGAGAACTTTACTTAAATCTGTCGTTATTTGTATGGGTGTGTTAGTCATGGGTAAATTTAGAAGAATACTTCGCCGCTATCTCTCCCTCCTGTTTATTATAGGATTTCTCTCCACTTGGGGATTAGATTTAGCCTTATCTCAAAGCGCTTTTTCTCAAACTAATTCTCCCAGTCAATTAGTCCAAAAAGGAGTCGATTTATATCAAGCTGGAGAGTATCAAAAAGCCATTTCCGAGTGGGAAAAAGCCTTGCCAATTTACCAACAGCAGCGCAACTCCAGTTACGAGATTTTAGTATTAGAAAATTTAGCTAGAGCCTATCAACAAGTAGGTCAAGAAGATAGTGCCATTACTACTTGGAATAAAGTCAGCGACAAATATCGTCAAAACGGCAACTTAGTCCAACTAGGCAGAAGCTTAACCGAACAAGCTCAAGCTTACCTGCGGAGCGGTAAAAATAACAATGCTTTAGCTCTTTTATGCGGTTCTGCAAATCCCAACTCGTGTCTACCTAATACCTCGGTAACTATTGCCCGCGAACAAAAAGATAAACTAGGTACGATTAGCGCTGTAGGCACTCTAGCAGAAATTTACCGTCGCCAGGGAGATTACGATCTCGCTGTTGACACTTTAGAAAAAGAAGTTGCCCAAAAAACGATTGAAGAATCACATAAATTTGCTCTGTTAAATAGTTTGGGCAACACTTATTTTGAACGAGGAAACCTAGCTCTAACCAGAGCCAAAGCCGCCCAAAATAGCGATCG
This genomic interval from Merismopedia glauca CCAP 1448/3 contains the following:
- a CDS encoding DUF928 domain-containing protein, with amino-acid sequence MGTPKARFFRKCIVLLSLVFLSLNAGIAEAKYKPKGQKPPKDSSISTGTRSGCDTQITLLAPQVYVGQTSSTRPKLVWNLSSNSSTDEDKTYDLILTIFEILPDKRKIMRVKPIEFQARAGIVQQSLTGEQVDLEVGKTYLWQVASPCSGGNYNVHEAEIEVTAMPSELKKRLLAVKDPVTKANLYAEEGYWYEALAETIPPAGQPGADFSALFQVGRSLLGDLAEAEKEFVAFKKSEGKLTAEEESAVQEKAKVVTNPPRRGWGM
- a CDS encoding M4 family metallopeptidase, with amino-acid sequence MNFKFKFFRLSSLVTALAVVAPSVAVANPALINSLEKTNAVVVKERGTGKVRFIGSNSPNGIQPFGQARRAIGNDRENARSFVRTYAPSFGVSNSDRDLTEFKSFKTDGLPTVKYQQRYNNIPIWGAEVNVNLDRSGNLLSMGGETVTVGNIDTNPKVTKAKAISTALRSVAKEYKVSESELKVSESELKIYQPGIVDPATGKAKLVWFVKIVSKKLLPIEQIVLVDAQNPDSIVLTFNNTHDARNRGTYYTPDNYYAYLACNETNRTSNCVSPPGTSDISKAHTYAGDAYNFYQRYHRRDSIDGFGMAIITVIDYSNPYCRDAKWLQTYMYFCGRFSLADDIVAHEYTHGVTQYTSGLIYEFEPGAINESFSDLWGEFVDQTNGKGSDAASLRWKLGEDAPGGAERDMKNPFKSKLRQPDKMTSPDYYLGSFSYDNGGVHINSGVNNKAVYLMTDGGFFNGRTVTGIGINKVAQIYYRAQTRLLTSGTRYYQLYNYINQSCNSLIGTSGITASNCAQVKNALLAVEMHIRRY
- a CDS encoding NB-ARC domain-containing protein, which translates into the protein MPLKKPTQEIKEEIEFFIAGILNYDAQLNQRTGKKITPKWEQNRLKISGAIAQLIEFLPKETHSRTQSEQKLHLRYLLISILRDRLEILIDERPKNSQGKYQGIREWKFTLKFWHPPTQADYISLNLRAFAHHWNQTYNIAPTTAPPRHNLPQRRHTKFIGHRAELERLLSLLAGNRQQIIPIEGMAGVGKTTLALETAYRCLVDSNFQSIIFSSAQSQQFLGTHLTRRFIAERNLRDLLQVIFRTLDGAGDLPSDIEEQILCLQDLLAERPTLIIVDNIENIAEPSDIIGFLACLPPTVKVIIGSRVRLGLGGEAIALEPLDVDESIELIKHQFANQRLGEKQDVKITASQISLIRRIAKGLPLAITYLVGSLSISEEMVPKKSLANTDLALYCFERVVSQLKAIPDAVAYQLLLSLSLFPDGASTEAIAHTIGSDINRDAIAPSLQELYRRTLTFSLTPERYHLHSLTQEYVLRELSQQPELAQTLRDRWLNWYLDFAAPYNTIYWQEWQEDGLLSREWLNLRSVVDWCIQQQDYESVVHFWQCLKGFTLLNGYWQDRQQWLSWLESAAQEREDLAIVAELKYHNSYTLAFIDESDASAKAISLALEAWEMQEHLKVEVQFDLAMYIAALYIRQHPKNGDLAANLELAQSWIDRGKQILATIPNAPYRQFQIYYYQAEIQCVTGELAPAYDCYLLANQIAEQSGLKRPFYFSSVRMAAILMQQKQFVEAETRLVNGLNCTREYKDSRGMLFCLKYLAEVKKAQKDAIAARELGEEAKNGFKKLRMKREEEMMEQFLQQLR
- a CDS encoding hemolytic enterotoxin encodes the protein MTNTPIQITTDLSKVLERIESKFDRLEQQIGKLDEKFEHKLDKLDEKFEQKLDSIQQDVSELKVGQARLEAKLDGVEQKLEAQIDGLGKRLDFQEFVNRGVIIGLIVALLGGIAKLFGFPGNP
- a CDS encoding 5' nucleotidase, NT5C type, translating into MTKILYVDMDGVLVDFDSAKERLDINILQEYAGRLDEVPGIFSLMEPMPDAIASFITLTQHFDTYILSTSPWENDSALGDKLRWVKQYLGQFGYKRLILTHHKHLNIGDYLIDDRTTNGVEQFIGEHIHFRSDKFPDWRSVLDYLVGGAANA
- a CDS encoding two-partner secretion domain-containing protein, with the translated sequence MKNTQLKSNWQLHIACITTSTILSSAPVLAQLIPDKTLGTENSTVNQINPTTQRIDGGAIRASNLFHSFQEFNVAPGKGVYFSNPVGIENILTRVTGGNPSNIFGKLGVFGDSNLYLINPNGIMFGANASLDIKGSFLATTAPGIKLGENGFFSAVNPNQSQLLSVNPQVVFANNLSNPQAEIVNRGNLEVGKDLTLQGTNLDLQGQLLAKGNLTLQAVDTVKMTDSINNPFIAASWGDLLVQGNKGVEISALNHPESGLFAGRDLVLRSDETVVGDAHFWSGGSFQVQKLDGSLGGLHSPKDPVIRTTGDVFIGAYQGGSLHIIAGGKVEIPGYILITGADPQFGLGETITLSSGQQINIDGKNKPTVDIRAGVSPDSIGTPFFQGNGIFLNPTSFPVTPTSADITVGTILFNADPFNLSQKIAGDVLLTNQYRPNPLLQGNITAYYSQAGFIAIETGSVDSGGRVIIDSRDQITIRGIVDSSASGKIGKGGDVLIYSAGDTSLLGAQIKVASGQGGNINVKAKNLNVSGSLLQAGIGQGQGFEGGEAGEIKLDIAENTVIDTSLIANGILPFGTAKKSGATIINTGNLSLINGAKVNSNTTGKGEAGAIQITARGSITMTGNSPLLGSSAISAQVQKTGEGKGGDITINTSNLTLEKGANIDASTLGLGDSGSIKIIASGDINVIGQSSLPQENFAQSGITSQVQSTGKGNSGGIIINASNLTLKDGGRIDASTLASTTTPGKGNAGAVDVTVEDSILITGESSTGNISEISSQVKTGTEGSGNSDGIVVNTSNLTLENGGAIQTNTLGKGNAGSIQVTATDNITIAGEARINKRFVSRISSQVNEDGEQKGIGNSGKISIDTSTLNIEGGGSISANTFSLGSAGEIRISATDNLTISGESSDGFGSNISSQVRQKAEGNSGGIVIYTSILTLENGGFIDATTDAIGSSGKVQIEAENITLKGKTSRGIGSAIGSQAEVTAEGSSQGIEINTTNLSLQDGAFISASSANTSDAGNILIESLGTVSLNDSDIRTTSDRSSGGAININAANIRLRGDSDIRTNVANGAGGGGNITVNADSIIAFDDSDILAFAQDGKGGDITFNTPVFFGDSFRPAPDGTPPLTLDNNGFVDVNASGAVSGNIALPNLDFVRNSLTDLPENVVDTDSIIANSCVVPNAQETGSFVITGSGGLPLRPGDATVSEYPTGKVRAIPEGNSSNTQVVEPQGVYRLPNGNLVLSRRCE